The Terriglobales bacterium genome includes a window with the following:
- a CDS encoding glycoside hydrolase 43 family protein: protein MAIPFQAQSKEPSQRARGYSNPILFSDYSDPDVIRDGNHFYLIASTFHFVPGIPILESLDLVHWTILGHALPKLDMDPRYNLEGSNGYGMGVWAPAIRKHNGLFYIYFPTPTEGIFVVTAKTINGPWSKPVALIRQAGLEDPCPFWDDDGSAYLVHSKKGAGPLILHRMAADGMSVLDDGKEIVRDPEHLPTLEGPKMYKRDGIYYIFAPFGGVAKGSQAVLRSKSVWGPYEYKVVLAQGSTNINGPHQGAYVETPDGRGWFIHFQSRGAHGRIVHLQPVKWQDGWPVIGEVPPGPSVGEPVLMYPELPVNAGAKAAAMHPQTSDEFGALTLGPQWEWNHNPDDSRWSLSRRRGFLRLSPGAASDLLHARNTLTQQMQSESLDFTVRMDISHMREDARAGLAMFQKDPNGLQVAAKAGKHTLQWFAGADVTDGPDVTAKTVQLRVQVRDDRAVYSYSLDDGDSFHQLGAEVPIAFSFWKGSRPALFAYRVSADPSTSVPDSGHEGWIDFDWVHYRQLP, encoded by the coding sequence TTGGCCATTCCCTTCCAGGCACAGAGCAAGGAGCCGTCCCAGAGAGCTCGTGGCTATAGCAATCCAATTCTCTTTTCCGACTACTCCGACCCAGACGTTATCCGCGACGGCAATCATTTTTATCTGATCGCCTCGACCTTCCACTTCGTTCCTGGCATTCCCATTCTGGAATCGCTGGACCTGGTTCATTGGACCATTCTCGGGCATGCACTTCCGAAGCTCGACATGGATCCTCGTTACAACCTCGAGGGCAGCAACGGGTACGGCATGGGCGTGTGGGCTCCGGCCATACGCAAGCACAACGGCCTTTTCTATATTTACTTTCCCACACCGACGGAAGGGATCTTCGTGGTTACAGCGAAGACGATCAACGGTCCGTGGTCGAAGCCAGTGGCCCTGATTCGGCAGGCAGGGCTTGAAGATCCATGCCCGTTTTGGGACGACGATGGCTCAGCTTATCTGGTGCACTCAAAGAAAGGCGCGGGTCCATTGATCCTCCATCGCATGGCAGCCGATGGAATGTCGGTGCTGGACGATGGCAAGGAGATCGTTCGCGATCCCGAACATCTGCCGACGCTCGAAGGTCCGAAGATGTACAAGCGCGACGGTATTTACTACATCTTTGCTCCGTTCGGCGGAGTAGCGAAAGGATCGCAGGCGGTGCTGCGGTCGAAGTCGGTATGGGGGCCGTATGAATACAAGGTTGTGCTCGCTCAGGGGTCGACGAACATCAATGGCCCGCACCAGGGTGCGTACGTCGAAACTCCGGATGGCCGGGGGTGGTTCATTCACTTTCAATCGCGCGGTGCCCATGGACGCATCGTGCACCTGCAACCGGTGAAGTGGCAGGACGGCTGGCCGGTTATCGGCGAAGTCCCACCTGGCCCCAGTGTGGGCGAACCTGTGCTCATGTATCCCGAATTGCCGGTGAACGCGGGAGCCAAAGCGGCAGCGATGCATCCGCAAACATCGGACGAGTTCGGCGCCCTGACGCTTGGCCCACAATGGGAATGGAACCACAATCCGGACGACTCCCGCTGGAGTCTCTCGCGGCGCCGAGGCTTCCTGCGGCTCTCGCCGGGCGCAGCCAGTGATCTTCTCCACGCACGCAATACGCTCACCCAGCAGATGCAGAGCGAGTCGCTTGATTTCACGGTCCGCATGGATATCTCGCATATGAGAGAAGATGCCCGCGCAGGATTGGCCATGTTCCAGAAGGATCCGAATGGTCTGCAAGTTGCCGCGAAGGCGGGCAAACACACCCTGCAATGGTTCGCCGGTGCTGATGTAACTGATGGACCCGATGTTACCGCGAAGACTGTTCAGCTTCGTGTGCAGGTTCGAGACGATCGCGCCGTTTACAGTTACAGCCTCGACGATGGCGATTCGTTCCATCAACTCGGAGCCGAAGTTCCAATTGCGTTTTCTTTCTGGAAAGGCTCGCGACCGGCGCTGTTCGCTTACAGGGTGAGCGCAGATCCGTCAACGTCAGTGCCCGATTCGGGTCACGAAGGCTGGATTGATTTTGATTGGGTGCACTATCGACAGCTTCCCTAA
- a CDS encoding alpha/beta fold hydrolase produces the protein MRTIKWVHLFLLSVAAVVVPPITAQVQTEVPAPVAGAKPVTVDHIKIHGTALEGNLEGDAVDRDVFIFLPPSYAKEKSRRYPVVYALHGYSIGAEQWTHEIHVPQTIEGAFALGAKEMIVVLPDSKTVHNGSMYSSSVTTGDFEQFIAHDVVAYIDAHYRTIPNRESRGLVGHSMGGYGATRIGMKHADVFGSLYIMSPCCLSPRQPGASNSEIDKALESVKTPEDSAKLTFFARAQLASAAAWSPDPKNPPLYLDLPSKNGEPQPDVLAKWTANAPLAFIDQYIGNLRRYRAIGIDVGDQDRLRADTEKLHDVLDKYGIVNSFEVYPGTHTSRVADRFQNHVLPFFSKNLCFEACGH, from the coding sequence ATGAGAACGATCAAATGGGTTCACTTGTTCCTGCTGTCGGTCGCCGCAGTTGTAGTCCCACCGATTACGGCGCAGGTACAGACCGAAGTTCCGGCCCCAGTCGCAGGCGCGAAACCCGTCACGGTGGATCACATCAAGATCCACGGCACCGCCCTCGAAGGCAACCTGGAGGGAGACGCGGTCGATCGCGATGTGTTTATTTTTCTGCCTCCCAGCTACGCAAAGGAGAAATCGAGGCGCTATCCCGTTGTCTATGCATTGCACGGGTACTCGATTGGAGCGGAGCAATGGACTCACGAGATCCATGTGCCGCAGACGATCGAAGGCGCTTTTGCTCTGGGTGCGAAAGAGATGATTGTGGTGCTGCCTGATTCGAAGACTGTCCACAACGGATCCATGTATTCGAGTTCGGTGACCACTGGAGATTTCGAGCAGTTCATTGCGCACGATGTGGTCGCGTATATTGATGCTCACTACCGAACCATCCCAAATCGGGAGAGCCGCGGATTGGTTGGCCATTCCATGGGAGGATATGGAGCGACGCGCATCGGAATGAAGCATGCCGACGTATTTGGCAGTTTGTATATCATGAGTCCGTGTTGCTTATCTCCTCGTCAGCCCGGCGCGTCGAATTCCGAAATCGACAAGGCTCTCGAGTCGGTGAAAACTCCGGAAGACTCCGCCAAGCTGACATTCTTTGCGCGCGCACAACTTGCCAGTGCTGCGGCCTGGTCGCCCGACCCGAAGAATCCGCCGCTGTATCTGGACTTGCCCAGCAAAAATGGCGAGCCTCAACCGGACGTGCTGGCGAAATGGACGGCGAATGCGCCTCTGGCTTTCATCGATCAGTACATCGGGAACTTGCGCCGCTATCGCGCGATCGGCATCGACGTTGGCGATCAGGATCGGCTGCGGGCGGACACGGAAAAGCTTCATGACGTGCTCGATAAATATGGGATCGTAAACAGCTTCGAGGTATATCCAGGAACGCATACCAGCAGAGTCGCCGACCGCTTTCAAAATCATGTGCTTCCGTTCTTCAGCAAGAACCTCTGTTTCGAGGCTTGCGGGCATTGA